The following are from one region of the Oncorhynchus masou masou isolate Uvic2021 chromosome 24, UVic_Omas_1.1, whole genome shotgun sequence genome:
- the LOC135512575 gene encoding transcription factor BTF3 homolog 4-like isoform X1, translating into MDNTRIENWNLCRNMNQEKLAKLQAQVRIGGKGSARRKKKVVHRTATADDKKLQSSLKKLAVNNIAGIEEVNMIKDDGSVIHFNNPKVQASLSANTFAITGHAETKQLTEMLPGILSQLGADSLTSLRKLAEQFPRQVLDSKTPKAEDIEEEDDDVPDLVENFDEASKNEAN; encoded by the exons ATGGACAACACTCGTATCGAAAACTGGAACCTGT GTAGAAACATGAACCAAGAAAAATTAGCAAAACTTCAAGCCCAGGTCCGGATAGGAGGAAAG GGCTCCGCACGTAGGAAGAAGAAGGTCGTACACAGGACGGCAACAGCCGACGACAAAAAACTTCAGAGTTCGTTAAAGAAATTAGCTGTCAACAACATTGCTGGTATTGAGGAG GTAAACATGATCAAGGATGACGGCTCAGTGATCCACTTCAACAACCCCAAAGTGCAGGCATCTCTGTCGGCCAACACTTTCGCTATCACCGGCCATGCCGAGACCAAGCAGCTCACGGAGATGCTGCCGGGCATCCTCAGCCAGCTGGGCGCCGACAGCCTCACCAGCCTGCGCAAACTAGCAGAGCAGTTCCCTCGACAAG TGCTTGACAGCAAAACCCCTAAAGCAGAAGATATTGAAGAAGAAGATGACGATGTCCCAG ACCTGGTGGAGAATTTTGACGAGGCATCAAAGAACGAGGCAAACTGA
- the LOC135512575 gene encoding transcription factor BTF3 homolog 4-like isoform X2, translating to MNQEKLAKLQAQVRIGGKGSARRKKKVVHRTATADDKKLQSSLKKLAVNNIAGIEEVNMIKDDGSVIHFNNPKVQASLSANTFAITGHAETKQLTEMLPGILSQLGADSLTSLRKLAEQFPRQVLDSKTPKAEDIEEEDDDVPDLVENFDEASKNEAN from the exons ATGAACCAAGAAAAATTAGCAAAACTTCAAGCCCAGGTCCGGATAGGAGGAAAG GGCTCCGCACGTAGGAAGAAGAAGGTCGTACACAGGACGGCAACAGCCGACGACAAAAAACTTCAGAGTTCGTTAAAGAAATTAGCTGTCAACAACATTGCTGGTATTGAGGAG GTAAACATGATCAAGGATGACGGCTCAGTGATCCACTTCAACAACCCCAAAGTGCAGGCATCTCTGTCGGCCAACACTTTCGCTATCACCGGCCATGCCGAGACCAAGCAGCTCACGGAGATGCTGCCGGGCATCCTCAGCCAGCTGGGCGCCGACAGCCTCACCAGCCTGCGCAAACTAGCAGAGCAGTTCCCTCGACAAG TGCTTGACAGCAAAACCCCTAAAGCAGAAGATATTGAAGAAGAAGATGACGATGTCCCAG ACCTGGTGGAGAATTTTGACGAGGCATCAAAGAACGAGGCAAACTGA
- the LOC135512576 gene encoding zinc finger FYVE domain-containing protein 9-like isoform X1 — protein sequence MLKFFSARDDENESLLGSLTEDESDAPSLMDAKHHWLHRPCLLMLKDGDVTKPGQLGCGHIGSDSPAKPKVHSEGVLSPGVAPVSQLETPAQRLMRQLEEGNCTVTTLSTWGERNFGEASTPLMLSPSKAAGPEVEVEVEEEVKNKPQPSSSKEDSVVEEKELEESGLELQDPPSGSDALGPYIDDPSGPPVEEPYGGGHDAHIQGPRLGLQSQTKANGLANDETNANGVQADSEEGAMGDCTPSPMSPLVDPDNELQAGPAGILSRERGTILGEVAPVWVPDAQALVCMMCEVRFTFTKRRHHCRACGKVFCSVCSGLKFRLTHLDGKEGRVCVSCHSTLVKRTPPRGRRKVWFADEILSNEKSDSAPCTPIRGPTFSPLLLRRSIAATIRSATGSPQTSRRAPIAQEMPLLNPLQEACGPCGWGTAALVSSHISSSANLIPLEGLPPILTSTGVKGDYTVEERPSEMVLIQELESGRPNSLVFVLNANLLAMVKLVNYVNRKCWCVTSKGMHAVGQVEVVVLLQCLPEEKSFPKDIFSHFIQLYRDALTGKVLSHLGLSQFSSSFLSSEEHAGFLWVRSTLQSLQGLPIPNQPFLFGLLVHRAEVPWAKAFPLRLMLRLGAEYRFYPCPLYSVRFRKALFGETGHTIMRLLVDFRNYRYTLPVVPGLTVDLEAQRTCIKIPTNGYEELMRALNKSNEHVLAMGACFNVAADSHLICVQGDDGQYQTQAISIHNQPRKVTGSCFFVFSGALKAASGYLAKSSIVEDGLMVQITVETMVELRRSLREMKDYTITCGSIDQSDSQEHVQVQWLDKECTLNKGVISPIDGKSMESVNSVKMFQKSEYKSNGKVIRWTEVFFVQRGDRPKSQGDHHTEHSRLTERLARAFCLALCPHLKLLKEDGMAKLGLRVTLDSQQVGFVAGSNGLPLPAPYLSILDTVLTPIIHSRGRKRSEGPVVIELIFYILENIS from the exons ATGTTGAAGTTCTTCAGTGCCCGGGACGATGAGAATGAAAGCCTATTGGGTTCATTGACAGAAG ATGAATCGGATGCTCCGTCTCTGATGGATGCTAAGCACCACTGGCTCCACAGACCCTGTCTGCTGATGCTCAAAGATGGGGATGTCACAAAGCCAGGACAGCTGGGCTGTGGACACATCGGATCAGATTCCCCTGCAAAACCCAAAGTCCATTCAGAGGGGGTCCTGAGCCCAGGGGTGGCTCCTGTTTCCCAACTGGAGACCCCCGCTCAGAGACTGATGAGACAGCTGGAGGAGGGAAACTGCACTGTGACCACTCTTTCAACATGGGGAGAGAGGAATTTTGGGGAGGCTTCTACCCCCCTAATGCTCAGCCCCTCCAAAGCTGCTGGGccagaggtggaggtggaggtggaagaGGAAGTGAAGAACAAGCCCCAGCCATCCTCCTCCAAGGAGGACTCTGTGGTTGAGGAAAAGGAGCTGGAGGAGAGTGGACTTGAGCTGCAGGACCCCCCCAGTGGCTCAGATGCCCTAGGCCCTTACATTGACGACCCGTCTGGTCCCCCTGTGGAGGAGCCCTATGGAGGCGGCCATGATGCCCATATCCAAGGGCCTAGACTGGGGCTTCAAAGCCAGACCAAAGCCAACGGACTAGCTAATGATGAGACCAACGCCAACGGAGTTCAAGCAGATAGTGAAGAGGGAGCTATGGGGGACTGCACACCTTCCCCTATGTCTCCATTGGTGGATCCAGACAATGAGCTACAGGCCGGCCCCGCGGGCATTCTGTCCAGGGAGCGAGGCACTATCCTCGGGGAGGTAGCCCCCGTGTGGGTCCCTGACGCCCAGGCGCTGGTCTGTATGATGTGTGAAGTCAGGTTCACCTTCACCAAGAGAAGGCACCACTGTCGCGCCTGTGGCAAG GTATTCTGTTCAGTGTGCTCCGGTCTGAAGTTTCGACTAACACACCTGGATGGGAAGGAGGGGCGTGTCTGTGTCTCCTGTCACTCAACTCTAGTGAAAC GAACCCCTccaagggggaggaggaaggtgtGGTTTGCTGATGAGATCCTATCCAATGAGAAATCAGACTCTGCACCTTGTACCCCAATCAGAGGCCCCACCTTTTCACCGCTGTTATTGAGGAGAAGTATAGCTGCTACAATCAGAAGCGCCACTGgctcaccacagaccagcaggaGGGCCCCAATAGCACAGGAGATGCCCCTGCTCAAT CCTCTGCAGGAGGCATGTGGGCCCTGTGGCTGGGGTACAGCAGCCTTGGTCAGCAGCCACATCAGCAGCTCTGCCAATCTTATCCCACTGGAGggcctccctcccatcctcacCTCCACCGGAGTCAAAGGAG ACTACACAGTCGAGGAGAGGCCCTCTGAGATGGTTCTCATCCAGGAGCTGGAGAGCGGCAGGCCCAACTCCCTGGTCTTTGTCCTCAACGCCAACCTACTGGCCATGGTCAAGCTGGTCAACT ATGTAAACAGGAAGTGCTGGTGTGTGACGTCCAAGGGCATGCATGCGGTAGgccaggtggaggtggtggtgcttCTGCAGTGTCTGCCTGAGGAGAAGAGCTTCCCCAAGGACATCTTCAGCCACTTCATACAGCTCTACAGGGACGCCCTCACAG GCAAGGTGCTAAGCCACCTGGGTCTCTCCCAGTTCTCCAGTAGTTTCCTGAGCAGTGAGGAGCATGCAGGGTTCCTCTGGGTACGCTCCACTCTCCAGTCCCTGCAGGGCCTGCCTATACCCAACCAGCCCTTCCTCTTTGGCCTACTCGTCCACCGGGCTGAAGTACCCTGGGCCAAGGCCTTCCCCCTGCGCCTCATGCTCAGACTGGGGGCTGAGTACAGAT TTTACCCCTGTCCTCTGTACAGTGTGCGCTTCAGAAAGGCTCTTTTTGGGGAAACTGGCCACACCATCATGAGGCTGCTAGTA GACTTCAGGAATTACCGGTACACTCTGCCAGTGGTGCCTGGACTCACTGTAGATCTGGAGGCTCAGAGGACCTGCATTAAAATCCCCACCAATGGCTATGAGGAG ctgatgAGGGCTTTGAATAAGTCCAATGAGCATGTGCTGGCCATGGGGGCATGCTTCAACGTGGCGGCAGACTCCCACCTCATCTGTGTTCAGGGGGACGATGGCCAGTACCAGACTCAGGCCATCAGCATCCACAATCAGCCTCGCAAAG TCACCGGTTCCTGCTTTTTTGTGTTCAGTGGAGCTCTGAAAGCAGCATCGGGATATCTTGCCAAATCCAGCATCGTGGAAG ATGGGCTGATGGTGCAGATCACCGTGGAAACCATGGTGGAGCTTCGCCGGTCGCTACGGGAGATGAAAGACTACACCATCACCTGTGGGTCGATTGACCAGTCAGACAGCCAGGAGCATGTCCAGGTCCAATGGCTGGATAAGGAATGCACTTTGAATAAGGG TGTTATCAGCCCCATTGATGGGAAGTCCATGGAGTCCGTCAATAGTGTGAAGATGTTCCAAAAGTCAGAATACAAGTCCAATGGAAAGGTCATCCGCTGGACAGAG GTGTTCTTTGTACAGAGAGGGGATCGTCCTAAGAGCCAGGGTGACCACCATACAGAACACAGCCGGCTGACAGAGCGACTGGCCCGGGCATTCTGCCTGGCACTGTGCCCACACCTCAAGCTGCTGAAGGAAGATGGCATGGCCAAGCTGGGGCTGCGTGTCACACTGGACTCCCAACAG GTGGGGTTTGTGGCCGGCAGCAATGGCCTACCACTCCCAGCCCCGTACCTCAGCATTTTGGACACTGTGCTGACGCCCATCATCCACAGCAGGGGGCGCAAGAGGAGCGAGGGACCCGTAGTCATAGAGCTCATCTTCTACATCCTGGAAAACATCTCTTAG
- the LOC135512576 gene encoding zinc finger FYVE domain-containing protein 9-like isoform X2, with product MLKFFSARDDENESLLGSLTEDESDAPSLMDAKHHWLHRPCLLMLKDGDVTKPGQLGCGHIGSDSPAKPKVHSEGVLSPGVAPVSQLETPAQRLMRQLEEGNCTVTTLSTWGERNFGEASTPLMLSPSKAAGPEVEVEVEEEVKNKPQPSSSKEDSVVEEKELEESGLELQDPPSGSDALGPYIDDPSGPPVEEPYGGGHDAHIQGPRLGLQSQTKANGLANDETNANGVQADSEEGAMGDCTPSPMSPLVDPDNELQAGPAGILSRERGTILGEVAPVWVPDAQALVCMMCEVRFTFTKRRHHCRACGKVFCSVCSGLKFRLTHLDGKEGRVCVSCHSTLVKRTPPRGRRKVWFADEILSNEKSDSAPCTPIRGPTFSPLLLRRSIAATIRSATGSPQTSRRAPIAQEMPLLNPLQEACGPCGWGTAALVSSHISSSANLIPLEGLPPILTSTGVKGDYTVEERPSEMVLIQELESGRPNSLVFVLNANLLAMVKLVNYVNRKCWCVTSKGMHAVGQVEVVVLLQCLPEEKSFPKDIFSHFIQLYRDALTGKVLSHLGLSQFSSSFLSSEEHAGFLWVRSTLQSLQGLPIPNQPFLFGLLVHRAEVPWAKAFPLRLMLRLGAEYRFYPCPLYSVRFRKALFGETGHTIMRLLVDFRNYRYTLPVVPGLTVDLEAQRTCIKIPTNGYEELMRALNKSNEHVLAMGACFNVAADSHLICVQGDDGQYQTQAISIHNQPRKVTGSCFFVFSGALKAASGYLAKSSIVEVVCVAVCMCM from the exons ATGTTGAAGTTCTTCAGTGCCCGGGACGATGAGAATGAAAGCCTATTGGGTTCATTGACAGAAG ATGAATCGGATGCTCCGTCTCTGATGGATGCTAAGCACCACTGGCTCCACAGACCCTGTCTGCTGATGCTCAAAGATGGGGATGTCACAAAGCCAGGACAGCTGGGCTGTGGACACATCGGATCAGATTCCCCTGCAAAACCCAAAGTCCATTCAGAGGGGGTCCTGAGCCCAGGGGTGGCTCCTGTTTCCCAACTGGAGACCCCCGCTCAGAGACTGATGAGACAGCTGGAGGAGGGAAACTGCACTGTGACCACTCTTTCAACATGGGGAGAGAGGAATTTTGGGGAGGCTTCTACCCCCCTAATGCTCAGCCCCTCCAAAGCTGCTGGGccagaggtggaggtggaggtggaagaGGAAGTGAAGAACAAGCCCCAGCCATCCTCCTCCAAGGAGGACTCTGTGGTTGAGGAAAAGGAGCTGGAGGAGAGTGGACTTGAGCTGCAGGACCCCCCCAGTGGCTCAGATGCCCTAGGCCCTTACATTGACGACCCGTCTGGTCCCCCTGTGGAGGAGCCCTATGGAGGCGGCCATGATGCCCATATCCAAGGGCCTAGACTGGGGCTTCAAAGCCAGACCAAAGCCAACGGACTAGCTAATGATGAGACCAACGCCAACGGAGTTCAAGCAGATAGTGAAGAGGGAGCTATGGGGGACTGCACACCTTCCCCTATGTCTCCATTGGTGGATCCAGACAATGAGCTACAGGCCGGCCCCGCGGGCATTCTGTCCAGGGAGCGAGGCACTATCCTCGGGGAGGTAGCCCCCGTGTGGGTCCCTGACGCCCAGGCGCTGGTCTGTATGATGTGTGAAGTCAGGTTCACCTTCACCAAGAGAAGGCACCACTGTCGCGCCTGTGGCAAG GTATTCTGTTCAGTGTGCTCCGGTCTGAAGTTTCGACTAACACACCTGGATGGGAAGGAGGGGCGTGTCTGTGTCTCCTGTCACTCAACTCTAGTGAAAC GAACCCCTccaagggggaggaggaaggtgtGGTTTGCTGATGAGATCCTATCCAATGAGAAATCAGACTCTGCACCTTGTACCCCAATCAGAGGCCCCACCTTTTCACCGCTGTTATTGAGGAGAAGTATAGCTGCTACAATCAGAAGCGCCACTGgctcaccacagaccagcaggaGGGCCCCAATAGCACAGGAGATGCCCCTGCTCAAT CCTCTGCAGGAGGCATGTGGGCCCTGTGGCTGGGGTACAGCAGCCTTGGTCAGCAGCCACATCAGCAGCTCTGCCAATCTTATCCCACTGGAGggcctccctcccatcctcacCTCCACCGGAGTCAAAGGAG ACTACACAGTCGAGGAGAGGCCCTCTGAGATGGTTCTCATCCAGGAGCTGGAGAGCGGCAGGCCCAACTCCCTGGTCTTTGTCCTCAACGCCAACCTACTGGCCATGGTCAAGCTGGTCAACT ATGTAAACAGGAAGTGCTGGTGTGTGACGTCCAAGGGCATGCATGCGGTAGgccaggtggaggtggtggtgcttCTGCAGTGTCTGCCTGAGGAGAAGAGCTTCCCCAAGGACATCTTCAGCCACTTCATACAGCTCTACAGGGACGCCCTCACAG GCAAGGTGCTAAGCCACCTGGGTCTCTCCCAGTTCTCCAGTAGTTTCCTGAGCAGTGAGGAGCATGCAGGGTTCCTCTGGGTACGCTCCACTCTCCAGTCCCTGCAGGGCCTGCCTATACCCAACCAGCCCTTCCTCTTTGGCCTACTCGTCCACCGGGCTGAAGTACCCTGGGCCAAGGCCTTCCCCCTGCGCCTCATGCTCAGACTGGGGGCTGAGTACAGAT TTTACCCCTGTCCTCTGTACAGTGTGCGCTTCAGAAAGGCTCTTTTTGGGGAAACTGGCCACACCATCATGAGGCTGCTAGTA GACTTCAGGAATTACCGGTACACTCTGCCAGTGGTGCCTGGACTCACTGTAGATCTGGAGGCTCAGAGGACCTGCATTAAAATCCCCACCAATGGCTATGAGGAG ctgatgAGGGCTTTGAATAAGTCCAATGAGCATGTGCTGGCCATGGGGGCATGCTTCAACGTGGCGGCAGACTCCCACCTCATCTGTGTTCAGGGGGACGATGGCCAGTACCAGACTCAGGCCATCAGCATCCACAATCAGCCTCGCAAAG TCACCGGTTCCTGCTTTTTTGTGTTCAGTGGAGCTCTGAAAGCAGCATCGGGATATCTTGCCAAATCCAGCATCGTGGAAG ttgtgtgtgtggctgtatgtatgtgcatgtga
- the LOC135512577 gene encoding very long chain fatty acid elongase 1-like, with protein sequence MLQDIGARAMEVYEFLLKGTDPRLWGYPLMQSPVNMTAILLTYIFFVLVAGPRFMANRKPFQLKEAMIAYNFTMVAMSTFIVYEFLMSGWATTYTWRCDAIDYSDSPQGLRMVRVAWLFLFSKFIELLDTVFFVLRKKHGQITFLHVFHHSFMPWTWWWGVSFAPGGMGSFHAMVNSIVHIIMYSYYGLSAAGPQFQKFLWWKKYMTAIQLVQFVMVSLHATQYYFMNSCDYQVPLFIHLIWMYGTFFFVLFSNFWYQAYVKGKRLPKQDTKPSLNGKANGTTLVANGKYHENSTSNGTSNSSSHHNNGSAHADKMKKS encoded by the exons ACCCGCGATTGTGGGGCTACCCACTCATGCAGAGTCCGGTGAACATGACGGCCATCTTGCTGACCTACATCTTCTTCGTGCTGGTCGCTGGGCCTCGCTTCATGGCCAACCGCAAGCCCTTCCAGCTCAAGGAGGCCATGATCGCCTACAACTTTACCATGGTGGCGATGTCAACCTTTATTGTCTATGAG TTCTTGATGTCTGGCTGGGCCACAACATACACATGGAGATGTGACGCAATTGATTACTCAGACAGCCCCCAAGGCCTTAGA ATGGTTCGAGTGGCCTGGTTATTCTTGTTCTCCAAATTCATTGAGCTCTTGGACACG GTGTTCTTCGTTCTGAGGAAGAAACATGGCCAGATCACCTTCCTGCATGTCTTCCACCACTCCTTCATGCCCTGGACCTGGTGGTGGGGCGTCAGCTTCGCTCCCG GGGGAATGGGCTCTTTCCATGCCATGGTGAATTCCATCGTCCACATCATCATGTATTCTTACTACGGCCTGTCTGCGGCTGGACCACAATTCCAAAAGTTCCTCTGGTGGAAGAAGTACATGACCGCCATCCAGCTG GTTCAGTTTGTGATGGTGTCCCTTCACGCCACCCAGTATTACTTCATGAATAGCTGTGACTACCAGGTCCCCCTGTTCATCCACCTCATCTGGATGTATGGCACCTTCTTCTTTGTGCTCTTCTCCAACTTCTGGTACCAGGCTTACGTAAAGGGCAAGAGGTTGCCCAAGCAGGATACCAAGCCCAGCCTCAATGGCAAGGCCAACGGGACCACCTTGGTCGCCAATGGCAAATACCATGAGAACAGTACCAGCAATGGCACCAGTAACAGTTCCAGTCACCACAACAATGGCAGTGCACATGCGGACAAGATGAAGAAGTCCTAG